One segment of Treponema pectinovorum DNA contains the following:
- a CDS encoding class I SAM-dependent rRNA methyltransferase: MFPRIFLKPKEDMEVAQGFPWVFDNEIDYVKFEQKNGVNKSSLEECKVQDGQVVEVFANAGGFLGSGVINRKSKITVRLIGREHADKITQDTFAYYEEKIQNAYDLRKLYYDIKDSYRLVYGEADFIPGLIVERYCDIKKNVYLVVQFLSLSAEVFRKEILSALTKIIHPYGIYERDDAGVREKEGLQEKSCWLGEVRQEIITIKENDVLLEVDLAHGQKTGYFLDQKFNRAQVAKLAQGKRVLDTFTHTGSFGLNCFKGGAKEVISVDLSQEAIDVVNKNIKLNGAEKKMTAVCADVFDLLKDYEAKSEKFDLIILDPPAFTKNAKNIQKAYGGYKEINLRAMRLLNPNGILVTCSCSYFFDSQHFYGMLMKAAEDSKKKVQILAKYGAGPDHPVLEGYPKSEYLKCAVCRVI; the protein is encoded by the coding sequence ATGTTTCCACGCATATTTTTAAAACCAAAAGAGGATATGGAAGTTGCTCAGGGGTTTCCTTGGGTTTTTGACAACGAAATTGATTATGTAAAATTTGAACAAAAAAACGGTGTGAATAAATCTTCGCTTGAAGAATGCAAGGTTCAAGACGGGCAGGTTGTAGAAGTTTTTGCAAATGCCGGCGGATTTTTGGGAAGCGGTGTAATCAATCGAAAGTCAAAGATAACCGTCCGCCTTATCGGCCGCGAACATGCAGATAAAATCACTCAAGACACTTTTGCCTATTATGAAGAAAAAATTCAAAACGCTTATGACCTTAGAAAACTTTATTACGACATAAAAGACAGTTATCGTCTTGTTTACGGAGAAGCAGATTTTATTCCCGGGTTAATCGTTGAACGCTATTGCGACATAAAAAAGAATGTTTATCTTGTAGTTCAGTTTTTGTCATTGAGTGCAGAAGTTTTTAGAAAAGAAATTCTTTCAGCGCTTACAAAAATAATTCATCCTTATGGAATTTACGAAAGGGATGATGCAGGAGTTCGTGAAAAGGAAGGTTTGCAGGAAAAATCTTGCTGGCTTGGAGAAGTTCGGCAAGAAATCATAACGATAAAAGAAAACGATGTTCTTTTGGAAGTTGACCTTGCTCATGGGCAAAAAACTGGATATTTTTTGGATCAAAAATTTAATCGCGCTCAAGTTGCAAAACTCGCACAAGGAAAAAGGGTTTTAGATACTTTTACGCACACGGGGTCTTTTGGGCTTAACTGTTTTAAAGGCGGCGCAAAAGAAGTTATAAGCGTAGATTTGAGCCAGGAAGCGATTGACGTTGTAAACAAAAACATAAAATTGAACGGCGCAGAAAAAAAGATGACTGCGGTCTGTGCAGATGTTTTTGACCTTTTAAAAGATTATGAAGCAAAAAGCGAAAAATTTGACCTCATAATACTAGACCCACCAGCATTTACAAAAAATGCAAAAAATATTCAAAAGGCTTACGGTGGCTATAAAGAAATAAACTTACGCGCGATGAGGCTTTTAAATCCAAACGGAATACTTGTGACCTGTTCTTGCTCATATTTTTTTGATTCCCAGCATTTTTATGGAATGCTGATGAAGGCAGCCGAAGACAGTAAGAAAAAAGTTCAGATACTTGCAAAATACGGTGCAGGTCCAGATCATCCTGTTTTGGAAGGTTATCCAAAATCCGAATATCTAAAGTGTGCAGTCTGCCGCGTTATATAG
- the lon gene encoding endopeptidase La — translation MTKDNNDEDISIEEQLKNAIDDVISKNIDPNVPVDVEVTVESKDKNSSLKNEDSIENPSENSENSSNSQNKEQAQPSKKTGSKPKDKNDFASALGSIIPVEQTLPVKLSILGLNGHPIFPGIFTPLMISNQEDVKTVEDAFNGSGFIGLVLTKDEVESATVNDMYEIGTVARIIKKINLPDGGINIFVSTIKRFKIRKSLSVKNPVVVAVEYLDDEEGETFETKALTRALISEMKEISDNNPLFSEEMRLNMVNIDNPGKIADFVASILNVDKTDQQKVLEQLNIRSRLEQVLVFIKKEQELLRMQKKIQNELNEKIEKNQREYFLREEMKSIQDELGIGADGEGNDYTKFKEKIESFKFSGELKEETESELEKFKLMDPSSSEYFVSRNYLELICALPWNEEKKEKLDLAKAYKILERDHYGLDDVKKRILEYLAVRKMKNDNKGSIMILVGPPGVGKTSIGHSIADAMAKPFYRFSVGGMRDEAEIKGHRRTYIGAMPGKILQGLKITKTKSPVFMIDEVDKMGVSAQGDPASALLEVLDPEQNINFRDNYLDLPFDVSNVFFILTANTLDSIPEPLLDRAEIIQLSGYIDQEKLEIARKYLIPKNLVKNGLARNQVKYTKSALARIAEEYAREAGVRKYEKLVDKIHRKIIAEKLAGIPANVKKLSEVEKISQVEPESIKDSTYTIDAKDLDKYLGKPVFDESEIKKADIPGTCIGLAWTSMGGDTLLIETITFPDSKGGLVLTGQMGNVMKESSQIAFNWAKKYAIENKIKNQTWFEQNVIHLHIPEGATPKDGPSAGITMATTFMSLFTGRIVKPHVAMTGELDLTGSVMPIGGLREKTVAAKRNGIKTIFIPKANQRDLEEIPEIVKSGITFIPVKNAMEVMTQVFVPAKKTVTTLNYGF, via the coding sequence TTTTGCAAGTGCTCTGGGTTCTATAATTCCTGTAGAGCAGACTTTGCCTGTAAAACTTTCAATTTTGGGGCTGAATGGGCATCCGATTTTTCCTGGAATCTTTACTCCTCTTATGATTTCAAATCAAGAAGACGTTAAAACTGTTGAGGACGCTTTTAATGGCTCTGGTTTTATAGGGCTCGTGCTTACAAAAGATGAAGTTGAAAGTGCAACTGTAAACGATATGTATGAAATTGGAACGGTTGCAAGGATTATTAAAAAAATAAATCTTCCTGACGGTGGAATCAACATCTTTGTTTCAACAATAAAGCGTTTTAAAATACGAAAATCTCTTTCTGTAAAAAATCCTGTGGTAGTTGCGGTTGAATATCTTGATGATGAAGAAGGTGAAACCTTTGAAACAAAAGCCTTGACTCGTGCTTTGATAAGCGAGATGAAAGAGATAAGCGACAATAATCCACTTTTTTCAGAAGAAATGCGATTGAATATGGTAAATATCGACAATCCTGGAAAAATTGCAGATTTTGTTGCTTCCATTTTGAATGTCGATAAAACCGACCAGCAAAAAGTTTTGGAGCAGTTGAATATTCGCTCAAGACTTGAACAAGTTCTTGTTTTTATCAAAAAAGAACAGGAACTTTTGCGCATGCAAAAGAAGATCCAAAACGAATTAAACGAAAAAATTGAAAAAAATCAACGTGAATATTTTTTAAGAGAAGAGATGAAGTCAATCCAAGATGAACTTGGAATTGGAGCGGATGGCGAAGGAAACGACTACACAAAATTTAAAGAAAAAATTGAAAGTTTTAAATTCTCTGGAGAATTAAAAGAAGAGACAGAAAGCGAACTTGAAAAATTTAAACTGATGGATCCAAGTTCTTCAGAATATTTTGTTTCTAGAAACTATCTTGAACTTATCTGCGCTCTTCCTTGGAACGAAGAAAAAAAAGAAAAACTCGACCTTGCAAAAGCGTATAAAATTTTGGAAAGAGATCACTACGGTCTTGACGATGTAAAAAAACGAATTCTCGAATACCTTGCTGTGCGAAAGATGAAAAATGACAATAAAGGTTCCATAATGATTTTGGTTGGACCTCCTGGTGTTGGAAAAACATCCATTGGTCATTCTATCGCAGATGCTATGGCAAAACCCTTTTACAGGTTTAGCGTAGGAGGAATGCGCGATGAGGCAGAAATTAAGGGGCACAGGCGAACCTATATAGGTGCAATGCCAGGAAAAATACTTCAAGGGTTAAAAATTACAAAGACAAAATCTCCAGTTTTTATGATTGATGAAGTTGATAAGATGGGCGTAAGTGCTCAAGGAGATCCTGCAAGTGCACTCTTGGAAGTATTGGACCCAGAGCAAAATATAAATTTCCGTGATAATTATCTTGATTTGCCTTTTGATGTCAGCAATGTTTTTTTTATCTTAACAGCAAACACTTTGGACAGCATTCCAGAGCCACTTTTAGACAGGGCGGAGATAATTCAACTTTCAGGCTATATAGATCAGGAAAAACTTGAAATTGCACGCAAATATCTTATTCCCAAAAATCTTGTAAAAAATGGACTTGCTCGAAATCAAGTAAAATACACAAAATCAGCACTTGCTCGCATAGCAGAAGAATATGCGCGAGAAGCTGGAGTGAGAAAATACGAAAAGTTAGTTGATAAGATTCATAGAAAAATCATCGCGGAAAAGCTTGCAGGTATTCCTGCAAATGTAAAAAAGTTAAGCGAGGTTGAAAAGATTTCTCAAGTTGAGCCTGAAAGTATAAAGGATTCAACTTATACGATTGATGCAAAAGATTTGGATAAATATCTTGGAAAGCCTGTGTTTGACGAAAGCGAGATAAAAAAAGCGGATATTCCTGGAACTTGCATAGGTCTTGCTTGGACTAGTATGGGTGGGGATACGCTTTTGATAGAAACCATAACTTTTCCGGATTCAAAAGGTGGGCTGGTGCTTACAGGGCAGATGGGCAATGTTATGAAGGAATCTTCTCAAATCGCTTTTAACTGGGCAAAAAAGTATGCGATAGAAAACAAGATAAAAAATCAAACTTGGTTCGAACAAAATGTTATTCATCTGCATATTCCAGAAGGGGCAACTCCAAAAGACGGTCCAAGTGCAGGAATAACGATGGCAACAACTTTTATGTCGCTGTTTACAGGAAGGATTGTAAAGCCGCACGTTGCGATGACGGGCGAACTAGACTTAACAGGAAGTGTTATGCCGATTGGAGGCTTGAGGGAAAAAACTGTCGCAGCAAAACGCAACGGAATCAAAACGATTTTTATTCCAAAGGCGAATCAAAGGGATTTGGAAGAAATTCCAGAAATCGTAAAAAGCGGAATAACTTTTATTCCTGTAAAAAATGCAATGGAAGTTATGACTCAAGTGTTTGTTCCAGCGAAAAAAACTGTTACAACTTTGAATTACGGTTTTTAA